Proteins from a genomic interval of Sphingomonas sp. Y38-1Y:
- a CDS encoding DnaJ C-terminal domain-containing protein, producing MADPYAILGVARGAGEDEIKKAYRKLAKELHPDRNRDNPKAAERFSQVTNAYDLLSDKDKRARFDRGEIDGDGNPAAPFGFGRGGPGGGQSGGFRPDFGGEGGDFSDIFEGLFNGGRGGGGGFASGFGRRPSPKGANVSYRVAVPFVDAVTLAPQRLTLPDGSTIEVKLPAGVETGTQMRLGGKGQPGPGGNGDAIVSIEVQPHAFFTRDGDDVRLDLPVSLAEAVLGAEVRVPTPDGAVMLKVPKGSSSGKTLRVRGRGFHKKAGGGRGDLYVTLMVDLPTPDDALVEFAQSWDAGRKGNPRGRLGV from the coding sequence AGGAGCTGCACCCCGATCGCAACCGCGACAATCCCAAGGCGGCCGAGCGCTTCAGCCAGGTCACCAACGCCTATGATTTGCTCAGCGACAAGGACAAGCGCGCTCGCTTCGACCGGGGTGAGATCGACGGCGACGGCAACCCCGCCGCGCCGTTCGGCTTCGGTCGCGGCGGACCGGGCGGCGGGCAGTCCGGCGGCTTCCGCCCGGATTTCGGCGGCGAGGGCGGCGACTTCAGCGACATCTTCGAGGGGCTGTTCAACGGCGGACGCGGCGGCGGCGGCGGGTTCGCCAGCGGCTTCGGCCGGCGCCCCTCGCCTAAGGGTGCCAATGTCAGCTACCGCGTGGCGGTGCCGTTCGTCGATGCGGTCACGCTCGCGCCGCAACGGCTGACGCTGCCCGACGGCTCGACGATCGAGGTCAAGCTGCCCGCGGGGGTCGAGACGGGAACGCAGATGCGGCTTGGCGGCAAGGGCCAGCCCGGCCCCGGCGGCAATGGCGACGCCATCGTCTCGATCGAGGTGCAGCCGCACGCCTTCTTCACGCGCGACGGCGACGATGTCCGCCTGGACCTGCCCGTCAGCCTGGCCGAAGCGGTGCTGGGGGCCGAGGTTCGCGTGCCCACCCCAGACGGCGCGGTGATGCTCAAGGTGCCGAAGGGCTCCTCGTCGGGCAAGACGCTGCGCGTGCGTGGGCGCGGCTTTCACAAGAAGGCGGGCGGCGGCCGCGGTGACCTCTATGTCACGCTGATGGTCGACCTGCCGACACCCGACGACGCGCTGGTCGAGTTCGCCCAGAGCTGGGATGCCGGACGCAAGGGGAACCCCCGCGGTCGCCTCGGCGTCTGA